The Streptomyces rimosus genomic interval CCCGGCGGACGCTGCACCCGTCGGCGAGAGAACCGGGTGTGAACGGGAGGGCGAGGTTTGCGAGGGCAGGACGTGGGGACGCGGCTGGGGGCCGCCGGAATGGGCGCGGAGCTGGGGGAGCGGGCCACGCTCGTGCAGTTCTCCAGCGCCTTCTGCCAGCCCTGCCGTGCCACCCGGCGCACTCTTGCCGAGGTGGCGGACATGGTGGAAGGGGTGACCCACGTCGAGATCGACGCCGAGGCGCACCTCGACCTCGTACGGACGCTGCGCATCGAGCGCACGCCGACGGTGCTGGTGCTCGACGGCGACGGCGCGCTGGTGCGCCGCGCGGCCGGACAGCCCCGCAAGGCCGACGTCATCGCCGCGCTGGGGGCCGCCGTCCGTGATTGATCTCCCAGATTTCCGGCGTTACTTGACTGCCCGCCACACGCATCGTCAGGGTGACGTCATGCGGCCAGGACCCCTTCTTCACGGACGCGCGCCCGCGGACCCTCCGTACGCCGCCGGCGAGCGCTGTCCCCGTACGTGAGCGGCGACGACTCCCGCGGTGCCGGTGACGGCGCCGCGCCGGCCCGGACCCCACGGCAGAAGGACACCACCATGACGGTACCGACCGATCTCGGTACGCCCCGTGCCGCCACCCCCGACCTGCTGCGCTCCGTCTTCCGGCAGCACGCCGCCGGCGTCGCCGTGATCACCGCGCCCGGCCCCCGCCCGGCCGGCTTCACCGCCACCTCGCTGACCTCGGTCGCCGCCGACCCGCCGCTGCTCTCCTTCGGCATCAGCACCGGCTCCTCCTGCTGGCCCGCGGTTTCCGAGGCCGGACACATCGGCGTCCACATACTCGGCGAGCACCAGCAGGAGCTGGCCACCACGTTCGCCCGCAGCGGCGCCGACCGCTTCGCGCCGCCGACCTCCTGGCGTCCGGGGCCGCACGGGGTGCCGCTGCTGGACGGCGTGCTGGCCTGGCTGGTGTGCAAGGTGGTGGCCCGGGTGCCGGCCGGCGATCACCGGATCGTGCTCGGTCAGGTCGTCGAGGGCGACCCGGAGGGCTACGCCGGGACGGCCGGGCGCAGCCGCCCGCTGCTGTACCACGAGGGCCGCTTCAACGCGCTGCGCGACTGACCCCGCCGGGCTGCGCAACGCGGCTCATTCAACGCTTCGCACGGCCCGCCGGTTCCGCGCCGGGGGCTCTCGCGCCCCATCCGTATCCGTTGGCAACGTCACAGTTCAACGGCCTTGCTTACGGGGAAAAGGGTGGGTGTACTGGCGAGTAATATTTCGGTCGGCGCGGGAACCCCATCCGGCCGGATGCCGCCCCAACAGGCGCCTATGCTGCCAGCACAAGGCAGTTCGGAAGAGTCGAAGCAGGTAGGAGAGCCGGCGTGAGCCTGAGGATCGTTGTCTGTGTGAAGTACGTGCCCGACGCCACCGGCGACCGGCACTTCGCCGAGGACCTGACCGTCGACCGCGACGACGTGGACGGCCTGCTCTCGGAGCTCGACGAGTACGCGGTCGAGCAAGCCCTGCAGATCAAGGAAGCCGCCGACGACGACGCCGAGATCACGGTGCTCACCGTGGGCCCGGAGGACGCGAGCGACGCGCTGCGCAAGGCCCTGTCGATGGGCGCCGACAAGGGCGTGCACGTCGAGGACGACGACCTGCACGGCACCGACGCGCTCGGCACCTCCCTGGTCCTCGCCAAGGCCATCGAGAAGACCGGCTACGACCTGGTCGTCTGCGGTATGGCCTCCACCGACGGCACGATGGGCGTGCTGCCCGCGCTGCTCGCCGAGCGCCTGGGTGTGCCGCAGGTGACGCAGCTGTCCGAGGTCTCCGTCGAGGGCGGCACCGTCAAGGGCCGCCGGGACGGCGACACCGCCACCGAGCAGCTGGAGGCGTCGCTGCCGGCCGTCGTGTCGGTCACCGACCAGTCCGGCGAGGCCCGTTACCCGTCCTTCAAGGGCATCATGGCCGCCAAGAAGAAGCCGGTGGAGTCCCTGGACCTGGACGACCTGGACATCGAGGCGGACGAGGTCGGCCTGGCGGGCGCCTGGACGAAGGTCGACGAGGCGGCCGAGCGTCCGGCCCGCACCGCGGGCACGATCGTCAAGGACGAGGGCGAGGGCGGCAAGCAGCTCGCCGAGTTCCTCGCGGGCCAGAAGTTCATCTGAGCCCGGCGGATTCCCGTCCTTTTCCCCCGCCCGCATTCTTCCCGCAGGAGAGCAATCCCATGGCTGAAGTCCTTGTCTACGTCGACCACGTGGACGGCGCCGTCCGCAAGCCCACCCTCGAACTGCTCACCCTCGCCCGCCGGATCGGCGAGCCGGTCGCGGTGCACCTCGGCCCCGGCGCCGACACCGCAGCGGCGACGCTCGCCGAGCACGGCGCGGTCAAGGTCCTGACCGCCGACGCGCCGGAGTTCGCCGACTACCTGGTCGCGCCGAAGGTCGACGCGCTCCAGGCTGCCTACGAGGCCGTCTCCCCGGCCGCGGTGCTGCTGCCGTCCTCCACCGAGGGCAAGGAGATCGGCGCCCGCCTCGCGGTCCGCATCGGCTCCGGCATCATCACCGACGCCGTCGACCTGGAGGCCGGCGACGAGGGCCCGGTGGCCACCCAGTCCGTCTTCGCGGCCTCGTACACCACCAAGTCCCGCATCACCACGGGCACCCCGGTCATCACCGTCAAGCCCAACTCCGCCGCTCCGGAGGCCGCCCCGGCCGCCGGTACGGTCGAGCAGCTCGCGGTGACCGTGGCCGAGACCTCCAAGGGCACCAAGGTCGTCTCGCGCACCCCGCGCGAGTCCACCGGCCGCCCGGACCTGACCGAGGCCGCGATCGTGGTCTCCGGTGGCCGCGGCGTCAACGGCGCCGAGAACTTCCCGGTCATCGAGGCCCTCGCCGACTCGCTCGGCGCGGCCGTCGGCGCCTCGCGCGCCGCGGTGGACGCGGGCTGGTACCCGCACACCAACCAGGTCGGCCAGACCGGCAAGTCGGTCTCCCCGCAGCTGTACATCGCGGCGGGCATCTCCGGCGCGATCCAGCACCGCGCCGGTATGCAGACCTCGAAGACCATCGTCGCCATCAACAAGGACGCCGAGGCTCCGATCTTCGACCTGGTCGACTACGGCGTGGTCGGCGACCTGTTCGAGGTCGTCCCGGCCCTCACCGACGAGGTCAAGGCCCGCAAGGGCTGATCCGCCGGGCACGGCGGGACCGTGCCGCGCCAGTGACGAGCCCAGGGCCCGTACGCACCCGCGTACGGGCCCTGGGCCTGTTCCGGGGCGCGAGGGCTTACGTCCCGCACGCGGGGACGTAAGCCCCGGGTTCCGGGTCGCCCGGCGGGCACAACGGGGGTGCCGGAACCCGACCGCGGAACCGAAGGAAGACCCCCATGATGCCGCTGCCCCACGCCCCGACCGACCCCTGCGTCCGTGCCCCGCGGATGCGCCTGCCGACGAGTCCCCGGGAGCCCCGCCCGGCCCGCGAATCGGTCAGCGCCGTCCTGGACCCCCACCGCTACGCGCTCGGCGACGGCCGGGCGTGCCTGTCCGAGGTGGTGGCCAACGCCACCGTGGGCGGACCCTTCGCCGAGGACGGCCGGGGCCTGGAGGTCCTGGGGGCGCTCGCGGACGGCTGGGGCTTCGACCGGACGCGGTCCGGGAAGTGGGTGTGGTTCCGCGTGCGCCACCCGCGCTCGGACACCGCCGAGAGGCAGGTGGCCGCGTGAACACCGGATTCGCGTCCGTACGGGAGAGACCCGGGGCCGGACCGGCCGGGCTGCCCCTGCTGGAGGACGCCGGCGCGGTCACCCCGGAGGACGCCCGCGAGGTGTCCCGGCTCTTCTTCGAGCGGCTGGCCGGGCTTCCCGAAGGCGACCCCGCCCGCCGGTACGCGCGCGACTGCCTGATCGAGATGAACCTGTCCCTGGTCCACTTCGCGGTCCGCCGGTTCCGCAGCCGGGCCGAGGAGACGGAGGACATGGTCCAGGTGGGCACCATCGGACTGATCAAGGCGATCGACCGGTACGACCCCGCGCGCGGCACCCCGTTCAGCGCCTTCGCCGTCCCGTACATCGTCGGCGAGATCAAGCGCTTCTTCCGGGACACCAGCTGGGCGGTGCACGTCCCGCGCCGCCTCCAGGAACTCCGTATCGACCTGGCCAGGGCCCGCGAGAAACTCGCCCACGAACTGAACCGCGCGCCCACCACCTCGGAACTGGCCCGGCACCTCGAAATGGACGAGGAAGACGTCATCGAGGGCCTGTACGCCGGAAACGGCTACTCCGCCGATTCCCTGGACGCGCCGCCGGAGGAGGGCCACGCACAGACCGCCGGCGCAGCCCTGGCCGCGCGTCTGGGCGGCGAGGACCCCGACCTGGAAAAGGCCGAGAACGTCCAGGCGCTCAAACCGCTGCTGGACGGCCTGGAAGAGCGGGACCGGCAGATTCTGCACCTGCGCTTCGGCGCGGAAATGACCCAGACGCAGATCGGCGAGGCCCTGGGCATCTCACAGATGCAGGTGTCGCGCCTGCTCACCCGCATTCTCGCGGAACTGCGGGAAGGAATGCTGGAGGTGAATTGAGAGAAGCGCGGCGCCTCCCGATACGGCGAAGGCCCGTCTTCCGCGGATTGGCGGGAGACGGGCCTTCGCCGTCGGTTCAGGCCGCCCGCCGGTACTCCGCGTCATGCGTGCGCAGCAGACGGCGGGCCTCGCGGAGAGCGGCGGCCGGATCGCGGTGGCCGGTGTAGACGCCGAGCGTGTAGGAGATGTCGTCGAGGCGGGCGACTTCCGGGGTGCCGTTCCGGGTGAGGCGCTGGTGTTCATGGACGAGGTCGCGCAGCACCTGGTAATTGATCAGTCGCATGGGGTGGCCTTTTCTGTGCGGGGAACCGGGTGATCGTCGCCGGGGAATGCCGATTCATTCGCCTGCTGCCTTTTCGGTGCCCCGCAGTATGCGGGAGCGGCGGGATCTACGGCCTTTGATGTACGGGACTTCCGCCGGTTCGGAACGGTCCAACGGCCCCTTTTTCCGCCGCGCCCGAATTTCGTCACCTAGGGCCGCATATCCGGTGTCAGTAACGGACATCACAAGATTCTGGCGGCCGTCACAGGCCGGAATGGCCGGAACAGCCGGTGCGATGGACGGAAGGGGAGCAGGTGCGTGAGGAGAACACGGGGACGGCCGGGCGCCGCGCGTGCGCCGCGCTCGCGGCCGTGCGCCCGTCGCGCCTGCGGGACGGGCCCTGGGCCGTGCGGTGGCTGGTCGCGGTCCGCGCGAGCGTCGCGGCCGCCCTGGCCTGGCAGCTGTGCTCCAGCGTGTGGGGGACGCCGCGGCCCGCCCCGGCGGTCGTCGCCGCGCTGCTCGTCGTCCACCCGACGGTGTTCCGGTCCTGCACGGCGGGCCTCCAGTACGCGGCCGGGTGCACGCTCGGCGCGCTGATCGCGCTGCCCGCCGCGGTCCTCGTCGGGCCGACCTGGCTGAGCATGGGCGCCGTACTCCTGCTGTCCCTGCTGGCCGCCGGGCACGAGCGGCTGGGCGCGCACGGCCTGCACGTACCGATCACCGCGGTCTTCGTCCTGCTGCTCGGACCGAGCCACGCGCGGGAGATCGGGCCGCACCTGCTGCAGATCGGGGTGGGCATCTGCGTCGCGGTGCTCTTCAACGCCCTGCTGCCCCCGCCGCTGCGGCTGCGCGCCGCCGAGGCCGCCCTCGACCGGCTGCGCGCGGAACTGGCGCGGTGCTGGACGGGGTGGCCGACGCGGTACGCGAGGCCCGGCACCCGGACGAGGTTCTGGACCCGGGCCGGCGCGACCGCCTGACGGATCTCGTCGCCCGGGCCCGCGGCGCGCTCGGCCAGGCGCATGAAAGTCTGCGCTGGAACGTGCGCGCGCCGGACCGGCACACCGTCTGGCACCTGGACCGGCGGGTCCTGGAAAGCCTGGAGCGCGTCGCGCACGACACGGAAGCGGTCGTCGCCGCGCTCGGCGACCTCGCGGCGCAGCGCCCGGCCGCCGTGCGGCCCGACGCGTACGACACGGACGGCACGGCGGAGACGGACGCCTGGGACCGGGAGTTCCGGGCCGGTTGCGCGCGGCTGCTGACCTGTCTGGCGCTGTGCGTCCGCGGCTGCCGGGGCGGCAGCCCGCACCCCGTCCTGCCCGCCACCCGCCGCGTGTGGCGGGAACTCACCGAACGCTGCGGCGACCGGCGCGGCAGCCTGGACGCGCGGCTGGCCGAGTGGCGCCTGCTGATGCTCCTCGACCGGTCGCTCCAGCACGTGGCGGGCGGACGCCACCGTACGGCGCAGGCTGCCCGGAACCGTACCGCCACCACCGAACTCACCGCCGTCGCCGGGGAAGAAGCCCATGCCCAAGCCGCCGCCGAGCACCGCTGAACGTCCCACCGGGAAGGGGCGCCGCCGGACCGGACGACCCACGGCCGGACGCCTCCGGATCGTGCGGTGTGCGCGCCTGCTGTCGCGCGCGCTCTTCGTCCTCGCCTTCGCCCTGTTCGTCCTGGCCATCGCGGCCGTGTCGATCGGCTCGCCGAACCGGGGCGCGGCCGGGCCGGCGTCCCGAGCGGCGGTGTGCACGGCACTGGCCGCCGCGCCGGTGGCCGCCGTCGGCGAGGCGATACGGCAGCGGCGGCGGCGCGCTCTGAGCCGGGCGGACAGCTCGGCCGCGACCGCGCAGCGGGTCCTGCTGCGCCCGCTCCCCGGCCGGATCGGGGACCTGCGCCTGCGCGGCACCTACCTCCCGGCCCGCACCGCGCCCCGCAGCGGCGGCGATCTCTACGACGCGGTACGCGGCCCGTACGGCGTCCGACTGCTCATCGGCGACGTACGCGCCAAGGGGATGCTCGCGGTGGAGGCGTCGGCCGTACTCCTGCGCGGGTTCCGCGAAGCGGCGTACCAGGAGGAGACATTGACCGGGGTGGCCCGGCGGCTGGAGGGGGAGGCGCGGCGGCATATCGCGCGGCTGCCGGGCGCGGAGACGCCGGAACGGTTCGCCACCGCCCTGCTGGTGGAAATCCCGTCCGGGCCGGTGGCCCGGGTGGTCCACTGCGGGCACCCGGAGCCCCTGCTGATCCGGGACGGGCTGGTACGGGTGTGCCCGCCGGAGCGGCCCGGCGCCCCCATCGGCATGGCCGACCTGGTGGGGACCGGGCACACGGTCCATACGCTGCCGTTCCGCGTGGGGGACCGGCTGGTGCTGTACACCGACGGGTTCACCGAGGCGCGCGACGCGGCGGGGCGCTTCCAGCCCTTCGCCGAGCGGGTCGCGGAACGGGCCGCCGCCCCACTGGACGACCTGGTGGACGGGCTCCGCGCGGACCTGGTCCGGCACACGGGCGGGGAGCCGCGGGACGACGCGGCGCTGCTCGCCGTCGAGCGCGAGCCCCGGTGAGCCGCGCCGTCCCCGCCGGGCCGGCCCTAGTCGCCGGTCGCGCCGTCGATCCGCTCGCGCAGCAGGTCCGCGTGGCCGTTGTGCCGCGCGTACTCCTCGATCATGTGGACGTACACCCACCGGAGGCTGATCGTCCGGCCGTCCTTCGTGGTGAAGGTGTCGTCCAGGCCGCGGTGGGCCACCGCCTGGTCGGCGGCGTCGATCTCGGCGCGCAGCGTGGCGATCGCGTCCTCGGCGGTGGCGGTGTCCAGCACCTCGAAGTCCGCGTCCGGCTGCTCCTCGGTGTAGTACAAGGGCCCGATCTTCTGGCCCGCGACCCGGAAGCGGAACCAGCTGCGCTCCACCTCGGCCATGTGCCGGACGAGGCCGAGCAGCGTGAGGTTGGACGGTTCGGCGCTCGGCCGGACGAGCTGTTCGGGCGTGAGGCCGGCGCACTTGCTCAGCAGGGTGTCGCGGTGCCGGTCCAGCCAGCCCTGGAGCATCGTGCGTTCGTCCGCCACGTACGGCTCGGTGCGGCGGTCAACTTCTGGTGCGGTCCATGTCATGCCGCAGAGTGTCACCCGGCAGGTGCGGGGGACGCCACAAGATTTACTCTTCGCGCGGCCCGGCTGCCGTGGCGTCGACAACCTGGGTACCGGGCCTTGGCCGGGTGTGCACGCGGGCTCTCAGCGGTCACAGATCGGCTCGTACGGCACATCGGGCAGCAGCTCGCGCCAGCGTGCGGGACCGGTCCTGCCCACCAGCGGGCAGATGCGCCCGGCCACCCGGCCCGCGTCCAGATCCCACAGGCGCACCGAGCCGTCCGCGCCGGTGGTCGCCAGCGTCCCGCCGTCCGCCGCGTAGGCCACCGACCACACCACGTCGGTGTGCCCGGTCAGTGTGGCGG includes:
- a CDS encoding thioredoxin family protein, with translation MGAELGERATLVQFSSAFCQPCRATRRTLAEVADMVEGVTHVEIDAEAHLDLVRTLRIERTPTVLVLDGDGALVRRAAGQPRKADVIAALGAAVRD
- a CDS encoding flavin reductase family protein, producing MTVPTDLGTPRAATPDLLRSVFRQHAAGVAVITAPGPRPAGFTATSLTSVAADPPLLSFGISTGSSCWPAVSEAGHIGVHILGEHQQELATTFARSGADRFAPPTSWRPGPHGVPLLDGVLAWLVCKVVARVPAGDHRIVLGQVVEGDPEGYAGTAGRSRPLLYHEGRFNALRD
- a CDS encoding electron transfer flavoprotein subunit beta/FixA family protein; protein product: MSLRIVVCVKYVPDATGDRHFAEDLTVDRDDVDGLLSELDEYAVEQALQIKEAADDDAEITVLTVGPEDASDALRKALSMGADKGVHVEDDDLHGTDALGTSLVLAKAIEKTGYDLVVCGMASTDGTMGVLPALLAERLGVPQVTQLSEVSVEGGTVKGRRDGDTATEQLEASLPAVVSVTDQSGEARYPSFKGIMAAKKKPVESLDLDDLDIEADEVGLAGAWTKVDEAAERPARTAGTIVKDEGEGGKQLAEFLAGQKFI
- a CDS encoding electron transfer flavoprotein subunit alpha/FixB family protein, translated to MAEVLVYVDHVDGAVRKPTLELLTLARRIGEPVAVHLGPGADTAAATLAEHGAVKVLTADAPEFADYLVAPKVDALQAAYEAVSPAAVLLPSSTEGKEIGARLAVRIGSGIITDAVDLEAGDEGPVATQSVFAASYTTKSRITTGTPVITVKPNSAAPEAAPAAGTVEQLAVTVAETSKGTKVVSRTPRESTGRPDLTEAAIVVSGGRGVNGAENFPVIEALADSLGAAVGASRAAVDAGWYPHTNQVGQTGKSVSPQLYIAAGISGAIQHRAGMQTSKTIVAINKDAEAPIFDLVDYGVVGDLFEVVPALTDEVKARKG
- a CDS encoding ATP-binding protein, yielding MMPLPHAPTDPCVRAPRMRLPTSPREPRPARESVSAVLDPHRYALGDGRACLSEVVANATVGGPFAEDGRGLEVLGALADGWGFDRTRSGKWVWFRVRHPRSDTAERQVAA
- a CDS encoding SigB/SigF/SigG family RNA polymerase sigma factor, producing the protein MNTGFASVRERPGAGPAGLPLLEDAGAVTPEDAREVSRLFFERLAGLPEGDPARRYARDCLIEMNLSLVHFAVRRFRSRAEETEDMVQVGTIGLIKAIDRYDPARGTPFSAFAVPYIVGEIKRFFRDTSWAVHVPRRLQELRIDLARAREKLAHELNRAPTTSELARHLEMDEEDVIEGLYAGNGYSADSLDAPPEEGHAQTAGAALAARLGGEDPDLEKAENVQALKPLLDGLEERDRQILHLRFGAEMTQTQIGEALGISQMQVSRLLTRILAELREGMLEVN
- a CDS encoding DUF5133 domain-containing protein, yielding MRLINYQVLRDLVHEHQRLTRNGTPEVARLDDISYTLGVYTGHRDPAAALREARRLLRTHDAEYRRAA
- a CDS encoding FUSC family protein codes for the protein MREENTGTAGRRACAALAAVRPSRLRDGPWAVRWLVAVRASVAAALAWQLCSSVWGTPRPAPAVVAALLVVHPTVFRSCTAGLQYAAGCTLGALIALPAAVLVGPTWLSMGAVLLLSLLAAGHERLGAHGLHVPITAVFVLLLGPSHAREIGPHLLQIGVGICVAVLFNALLPPPLRLRAAEAALDRLRAELARCWTGWPTRYARPGTRTRFWTRAGATA
- a CDS encoding PP2C family protein-serine/threonine phosphatase; translation: MRCARLLSRALFVLAFALFVLAIAAVSIGSPNRGAAGPASRAAVCTALAAAPVAAVGEAIRQRRRRALSRADSSAATAQRVLLRPLPGRIGDLRLRGTYLPARTAPRSGGDLYDAVRGPYGVRLLIGDVRAKGMLAVEASAVLLRGFREAAYQEETLTGVARRLEGEARRHIARLPGAETPERFATALLVEIPSGPVARVVHCGHPEPLLIRDGLVRVCPPERPGAPIGMADLVGTGHTVHTLPFRVGDRLVLYTDGFTEARDAAGRFQPFAERVAERAAAPLDDLVDGLRADLVRHTGGEPRDDAALLAVEREPR
- a CDS encoding DinB family protein; translated protein: MTWTAPEVDRRTEPYVADERTMLQGWLDRHRDTLLSKCAGLTPEQLVRPSAEPSNLTLLGLVRHMAEVERSWFRFRVAGQKIGPLYYTEEQPDADFEVLDTATAEDAIATLRAEIDAADQAVAHRGLDDTFTTKDGRTISLRWVYVHMIEEYARHNGHADLLRERIDGATGD